The Chitinivibrionales bacterium DNA segment CCGGGCTGTGAAATCCATTCCTCCAAAGTGGATGGATCCGCAAGTAACCTTTAAAAATCATTTTGTTATTAATTGAAGATTAATTAAAATAATTGTTTCTCACTTCCGTCGAGCAAGGATATTGGAATATTTTGTCAAACAAAATAGATTAATATTCTTGCTTCCCTTAACATCAATCTCACATATTAAATAACAGAAGACAGACCCAGTATCACTCCAATGCCTCTCGTCGAGAGAGGCTATTTAAGCTTTTCCGATTCTGCGCCAGGGCGCAAGGCGGTTTCGCCTTGGCCGTTTTTCACACATTCATCAGGAGGCTTCCGGTGGATATCACAGAGGTCAGAATAACGCTTCGGAACGAAGAAAAGCTCAAGGCGTTTGCCAGCATCACGTTCGACGATTGTTTTGTGGTGCGCGGGTTGAAGGTTATCAACGGCTCGCAGGGGTATTTCGTGTCCATGCCTTCCCGGAAAAGGAAAGACGGCAGCTACCAGGACGTCGCCCACCCCATCAACAACGAGATGAGAAAGAAAATCGAAGACAAGGTCCTTGATGCCTTTGAAAACGAACTTAACAAATCCGGGGCCGCGCAGACGGTTACCAAGGCGCCGAGTCCGGCCGAGGAAGAGGATTTTGACATGGATGACGAGGCGGCAAAGGCGGAGCATTGACAGGGGCATTCATCCTTAGGTAACGGGCATTTCACCGTAAGGGAAATGTCCTTTTTTGTACCCGAATATCCTTTCATCCTTTTAAATCCTTAAAGTTTACTCCCGAATGCACCAGATATTATTTTAGGAACTTTGCTGGGGCGTCGACAAGTGGCAAGTCACGAGGTTTTGGTCCTCGCATTCGGAGGTTCGAATCCTTCCGCCCCAGCTTCTACGTGATTTTTCATGCGTAGAAAGCTGGGTGAGGAAGGGTTCGGAAAAGCTGGTTTCTGCATAATGTGCAAACCCTGTGTATACTCC contains these protein-coding regions:
- the spoVG gene encoding septation regulator SpoVG; this translates as MDITEVRITLRNEEKLKAFASITFDDCFVVRGLKVINGSQGYFVSMPSRKRKDGSYQDVAHPINNEMRKKIEDKVLDAFENELNKSGAAQTVTKAPSPAEEEDFDMDDEAAKAEH